The Burkholderia contaminans genome has a segment encoding these proteins:
- a CDS encoding zinc-ribbon domain-containing protein encodes MTANAQGARFCSQCATSLGPVVCGKCNVALATGARFCSQCGSPVTG; translated from the coding sequence ATGACGGCCAATGCGCAGGGCGCACGTTTCTGCAGTCAATGCGCCACGTCGCTGGGTCCAGTGGTATGCGGAAAATGCAATGTTGCGCTGGCGACCGGCGCGAGGTTCTGCAGCCAGTGCGGCAGTCCGGTCACTGGATGA
- a CDS encoding heavy metal translocating P-type ATPase has translation MSKTTPSSGGNTNLQQVGHQDQSAHSHGGQLAAATDGSAHAHDRDQEHCCGTAHWHEHAPVHSDSHDHGRDHDHDHDGSCCTPGAATLGALASPTVASDSVCTPIRILQMDCPTEEALIRNKLGAMASVKGMEFNLMQRVLTVTHAPDALAPVLDAIRSLDFTPEVAKAGGQLAAVPEAPAKPWWPLALAGLAAIASEAASWLGQPGWVSAALAILAVLACGLTTYRKGWVALRNGNLNINALISIAVTGALALGQWPEAAMVMVLFTIAELVEAKSLDRARHAIQGLMRLAPEKATVRQPDGSWAEIEAGSVIVGSVVRVKPGERIGLDGNIVAGRSSINQAPITGESLPVEKAEGDLVFAGTINEAGSFEYRVTAAAGSTTLARIIHAVEEAQGAKAPTQRFVDQFARVYTPIVFAIAMAVAVVPALVMNGNWHDWIYKALVLLVIACPCALVISTPVSIVSGLAAAARRGILIKGGTYLEQGRKLTWLALDKTGTITHGKPVQTDFELRAQVDLANCCALAASLASRSDHPVSLAIANAAEVQHLPRLPVDDFEAIPGRGVRGTIDGVSWSLGNHRLVEEMGRCSPDLEARLDTLERQGKTVVMLVNNDRVVALFAVADTVKDTSRAAIAELHRLGVRTAMLTGDNPHTAEAIAGQVGIDQAKGNQLPEDKLNAVDALAADGATVGMVGDGINDAPALARADIGFAMGAMGTDTAIETADVALMDDDLRKIPAFIRLSRATHSILVQNITVALGIKAVFLTLTVAGYGTMWMAVFADVGASLLVVGNGLRLLRK, from the coding sequence ATGTCCAAAACGACCCCTTCGTCTGGCGGAAACACCAATCTCCAGCAGGTTGGCCATCAGGATCAATCCGCTCACAGCCATGGCGGTCAGCTCGCCGCGGCAACCGACGGCTCCGCTCATGCTCACGATCGCGACCAGGAGCATTGCTGTGGCACCGCCCATTGGCATGAGCACGCTCCCGTACACAGCGACAGCCATGATCATGGCCGTGATCACGACCACGACCACGACGGCAGCTGCTGCACTCCCGGCGCAGCAACGTTGGGTGCGCTCGCCTCGCCGACGGTGGCCAGTGACAGCGTCTGCACGCCGATCCGCATTCTGCAGATGGACTGCCCCACGGAAGAAGCCTTGATTCGCAACAAGCTCGGCGCAATGGCGTCCGTCAAGGGCATGGAGTTCAATCTGATGCAGCGGGTGCTGACTGTTACCCACGCGCCGGACGCCCTCGCGCCGGTGCTCGACGCAATCCGCTCGCTGGACTTTACTCCTGAGGTTGCCAAAGCCGGTGGGCAGCTTGCAGCGGTTCCGGAAGCGCCCGCGAAGCCGTGGTGGCCACTCGCGCTAGCCGGTTTGGCGGCGATTGCGTCGGAAGCAGCGAGCTGGTTGGGACAGCCGGGATGGGTGAGCGCCGCACTGGCCATCCTTGCTGTCCTGGCGTGCGGTCTCACGACTTACCGAAAGGGCTGGGTGGCACTCCGCAACGGCAATCTGAACATCAACGCGCTGATAAGCATCGCCGTCACCGGCGCACTGGCGCTCGGCCAGTGGCCGGAAGCCGCGATGGTGATGGTGCTGTTCACGATTGCCGAGCTGGTTGAGGCGAAGTCGCTCGACCGCGCACGCCACGCGATTCAGGGTCTCATGCGGCTTGCCCCTGAAAAGGCCACCGTCAGGCAACCGGACGGCTCGTGGGCCGAAATCGAGGCGGGGTCGGTGATCGTTGGCTCCGTGGTGCGCGTGAAACCGGGCGAGCGTATCGGCCTCGACGGCAACATCGTGGCGGGGCGCTCGAGCATCAACCAGGCACCGATCACGGGCGAGAGCCTGCCGGTCGAAAAAGCCGAAGGTGACCTGGTGTTCGCTGGGACGATCAACGAAGCGGGCTCGTTCGAATATCGCGTCACCGCGGCGGCGGGCAGCACGACGCTCGCCCGTATCATCCACGCGGTGGAGGAAGCGCAAGGCGCGAAGGCGCCAACTCAACGGTTCGTCGACCAGTTCGCACGAGTCTACACGCCAATCGTGTTCGCGATCGCCATGGCGGTCGCGGTCGTCCCGGCGCTGGTGATGAACGGGAACTGGCATGACTGGATCTACAAGGCGCTCGTGCTGCTCGTCATCGCGTGCCCGTGCGCCCTTGTGATTTCGACGCCGGTCTCAATTGTCAGTGGCCTCGCCGCTGCAGCGCGCCGTGGCATCCTGATCAAGGGCGGCACCTACCTTGAACAGGGGCGAAAGCTGACCTGGCTCGCTCTCGACAAGACAGGCACGATCACCCATGGCAAGCCGGTGCAGACTGATTTCGAACTGCGTGCGCAGGTCGACCTCGCGAACTGCTGCGCGTTGGCCGCGAGTCTTGCAAGTCGCTCCGATCATCCGGTTTCACTGGCGATCGCCAACGCCGCGGAGGTGCAGCATCTTCCGCGTCTGCCGGTCGATGACTTCGAAGCAATTCCCGGCCGCGGCGTGCGCGGCACGATCGATGGCGTGTCCTGGTCGCTCGGCAACCACCGGCTGGTCGAAGAAATGGGACGTTGTTCGCCGGACCTGGAGGCCCGTCTGGATACCCTTGAGCGACAGGGAAAGACGGTCGTCATGCTGGTCAATAATGACCGCGTCGTGGCGCTCTTTGCGGTCGCAGACACCGTGAAGGACACCAGCCGCGCAGCCATCGCGGAATTGCATCGGCTGGGGGTGCGCACCGCGATGCTCACCGGCGATAATCCGCACACGGCAGAAGCGATTGCCGGGCAGGTCGGCATTGACCAGGCGAAGGGAAACCAGTTGCCTGAAGACAAGCTCAATGCCGTCGATGCATTGGCGGCCGACGGGGCGACAGTCGGCATGGTCGGTGACGGCATCAATGACGCGCCGGCGCTCGCGCGGGCCGATATTGGCTTCGCAATGGGCGCAATGGGAACGGACACCGCGATCGAGACGGCAGACGTCGCGCTAATGGATGACGACCTGCGAAAGATTCCTGCCTTCATCCGCCTGTCCAGAGCGACGCATTCCATCCTCGTGCAGAACATAACCGTGGCGCTTGGAATCAAGGCTGTCTTCCTGACACTCACGGTGGCGGGGTACGGAACCATGTGGATGGCGGTATTCGCCGACGTGGGAGCCAGTCTACTGGTGGTGGGCAACGGCCTGCGTCTGCTGCGCAAGTGA